One genomic window of Cricetulus griseus strain 17A/GY chromosome 3, alternate assembly CriGri-PICRH-1.0, whole genome shotgun sequence includes the following:
- the Pth gene encoding parathyroid hormone, protein MRVCGCSGPMVEIQRTGSDIIFNNKMLLLVKMMSAKAMAKVTIIMLALCLLTQTDGKPIKKRAVSEIQLMHNLGKHLASMERMQWLRKKLQDVHNFVSLGVQMAARDSSYQRPTKKEENVLVDGDAKSLGEGDKADVDVLVKAKPQ, encoded by the exons ATGAGGGTATGTGGCTGCTCTGGTCCTATGGTTGAGATCCAAAGAACTGGGAGTGACATCATATTTAACAATAAAATGCTCCTCTTG G TAAAGATGATGTCTGCAAAAGCCATGGCTAAAGTAACGATCATCATGCTGGCACTTTGTCTTCTTACCCAAACAGATGGGAAACCTATTAA GAAGAGAGCTGTCAGTGAAATACAACTTATGCACAACCTGGGCAAACACCTGGCCTCTATGGAGAGGATGCAATGGCTGAGAAAGAAGCTGCAAGATGTACACAATTTTGTTAGCCTTGGAGTTCAAATGGCTGCCCGAGACAGTAGTTACCAGAGGCCCACCAAGAAGGAGGAAAATGTCCTTGTTGATGGCGATGCAAAAAGTCTTGGAGAGGGAGACAAAGCTGATGTGGATGTATTAGTTAAGGCTAAACCTCAGTAA